In Longimicrobium sp., the sequence ACCTGGGCGTAGTCGCGCACGCGGCGGATCAGGCGGTTGGCCACGCGCGGCGTCCCCCGCGAGCGCCGGGCGATCTCCAGCGCGCCCGCCGGCTCACAGGTGACGCCAAAGATCTCCGCCGTGCGAGCGACGATGAAGGTGAGCTGGTCCACCGGGTAGTAGTTGAGCCGCTGCACGATGCCGAAGCGCGCCCTCATCGGCGGGGTCAGCAGGCCGTAGCGCGTGGTGGCGCCGATCAGGGTGAAGCGCTCGATCCCCATCGAGATCGTCTGCGCGTTCGGGCCCTCGCTGATGCGGATGTCGACGCGGAAGTCCTCCATCGCGGGATAGAGGAACTCCTCGATGATGGGGCGCAGGCGGTGGATCTCGTCGATGAAGAGGACGTCGCCCTCGCGCAGGTTGGTGAGGGTGCTCACCAGGTCGGCCGGCTTCTCCAGCACCGGGCCCGAGGTGATCTTGATGTTCACCCCCATCTCCCGCGCGATCAGCATTCCCAGCGTCGTCTTCCCCAGCCCGGGCGGCCCATACAGCAGCACGTGATCCAGCGGCTCGCGGCGGTTGAGCGCGGCGTCGATCGCGATCTGGAGCGAGTCCTTGACCTTGGGCTGCCCGATGAACTCGGCGAGCCGCTGCGGCCGCAGGCTGAGCTCCTGCGTCGCGTCTTCGGAGAGCTGCTCCGGCGTCGTGATCTCCGGTCGCTTCGGCAGATTCGGATCGTTCGACATCGCGTCCTCGCGGGAGTGCTACGGGGTATCTTCGGTGGGTTCGTGCGTGTACACCGTTTCGCGCACTTCGGTCCCCAATCTGTCATCCTGAGGGAAGCCGCCCTCCAGACGTCCGCCGTCCCCTGCCCTGCTGTTGCGGCGACCGAAGGATCTAGCCGGCGCGGCAGGAGGACGGCGCTGCGACGACGAGCCCCTCTGTACGCGCAGTAGATCCTTCGCTCCGCGCCACAGGGCGGAGCACGGAAGAGGTCGGGGCCGCGCGTCGCTCAGGATGACAGGATAAGGAGTGGCAAAAGGGTTGGGGCGCTACTTGAGGCGGGTGAGGGCCTGGCGGATCAGCTCGGGGGCCGGGAGGTTGCCGTGCTCCTGGACGACGGAGCGGATGGCGCGCTCCGCATCGGCCTGGAGGACGCCGAGGGCGCCGAGGGCACGCATCGCCTCCTCCATGCCCGGAGCGCGGGCGCCGACTCCCGTGGGGGAGAGGAGGACGTCGTCCAGCTTGCCGGTGAGGTCCAGGACGATGCGCTCGGCCGTCTTCTTCCCCACCCCGCTGACCGAGACGAGGGCGGCGGAGTTGCGCTCGCGGATGGCGCGCACCACGCTCTGCGCACCGAGCGCACCGACGAGCGAGAGAGCCAGCCGCGGGCCCACGCCGTTGGCGCCGAGCAGCTTTGAGAAGACGACGCGCTCCACGTCTTCCAGGAAGCCGTACAGGATCAGCGCATCCTCGCGCACGATCTGGTAGGTGCGGAGCGTGACCTGCTCGCCCAGCTTGGGGAGGCGCTCGAAGACGCTGTTGGGGATGAAGATCTCGTAGCAGACGCCGCCGGGGGTGAACACCTCCACCCGCTCCAGCTCGCGCACCACCAGCTCGCCGCGGACCCGCGCGATCACTTCGCCCCCTGGTCGAACAGGCGCAGCTTCAGGCTCATGGGTGTCTTGGCGCCGGGCCCGAAGCCGCGGAAGCAGTGGCAGAGCGCGACCGCCACGCCGTCCGACGCATCGTGCGGCCTGGGCGGGGCGGTGAGGCGGAGGAGGCGCTGCACCATGTATCCCACCTGCTCCTTGGTGGCCGTGCCCGTTCCGGCGACGGCGCTCTTGACCTCGGCGGGCGGATACTCGGCCACCTGGATGTCGCGCAGGGCCGCGGCGAGGAGCACCGCCCCGCGCGCGTGGCCCAGGACGACGGAGGTGCGCACGTTCTTGGAATAGAAGACGCCCTCCACCGCCAGCACGGCCGGCGAGTGGCGGGCGATGACCTCGGAAAGGCCTTCGTAGATGTCGCGGAGCCGCACGGGGAGCGCGGCCTTGGGAGCGGTGCGGATCACGCCGCACTCCACCAGCGACAAGGCGCCGTCGCGCGTGCGGGCGACGACGCCGTAGCCGGTGACCGCGGTGCCGGGGTCCACCCCCATCACCAGCGATACCTCCGGCTGCAACGGACGGAGCGGCTGCACCGGCGAGGCCGCTGGGGGTGCCTCAGACCTCGGCGAGGCTGTCGACATCCACGTCGGCGTTGCTGTACACCTTTTGGACGTCGTCCATGTCCTCGATCAGGTCCAGCAGCTTGACGAGCTTGTCCGCGTCCGGCCCCTCGACCTTGACCTCGGTCTTGGGGACCATCGCCAGCTCGGCCTCCTCCCACACGATCCCCTGCCCGCGCAGCGCGTCCTGCACGGCGTGGAAGTCGCCGACCTCGGTGAGCACGGTGAAGGCGCCTTCCTCCACCTGCACGTCCATGGCGCCGGCCTCCAGCGCGGCCTCCATCACCTTCTCCTCGTCGTACTTCTCGGAGTCGATGTGGATCTGGCCGCGGCGGTCGAACATCCACGCCACCGAGCCCGTGGTGCCCAGGTTGCCGCCGTTGCGCGAGAGCCACTTGCGAAGGTCGGCCACCGTGCGGTTGGCGTTGTCCGTGAGCGTGTCCACCATGATGGCGACGCCGGCGGGACCGTACGCCTCGTAGGTGACCTCCTCGTACGACACGCCCTCGAGCTCGCCCGTGCCCTTTTTGACGGCGCGGTCGATGTTCTCGTTGGGCATGTTGGCCGCCTTGGCCGTGTCGATGGCGAGGCGCAGGCGCGGGTTACCGGACGGATCGCCGCCCCCAGCCTTGGCCGCCACGGTGATCTCGCGGATCAGCTTGGTCCACGCGGCCGCGCGCTTGTTGTCCGTGATCGCCTTCTTGTGCTTGATCTGCTTCCACTTGCTATGCCCGGCCATCGGGCACCTCCACGTACGCTGTAAGGGAATGGATGATCGATGAATATAGCCAGGGGTATGATGCCAAGCGAGTGCTAACGGCTGAAGTGCTAAGTGCTAAGTGCTAAGTCCTAAGTGAAAACGCACTCACGCACTCACGCACTCACGCACTGCTGTTCCAGCACTTAGCACTCAGCACTTAGCACTTCCCCCCTACACCCCCGCCGCCTGCGGCAAAAACGCCGCGAACCGCGGATCGCTCTTCACCGGATTGAACCGCACGATCTCGAACTCGGCGATTCCGTTCTCGAAGTAGGGGTCGTCGCAGATCATCTTGGTCGCCTCCACCTCGCTGTCGAGCGTGGTGAGGATGACGCCGCCGGTGCGCGGCTCGCGGGGGCCGGAGAAGATCAGCTTCCCCTCGCGGTACAGCCCGTCCAGGTACGCGCGATGGGCGGCGGTGTGGGCTTCCACTTCATCGATCGGCTTCACGTAGCGCAGCAGGATCAGGATCATTGGATCCACAAGGCTTGGGGATGGGGAGCGCGGGGGTGCCGCGGTCGACGTGACGATTCGTGGTTTCGGCTCAATATGGGTGCGGGCTGCCGCAAAGGCCAGTTCCCGGCGCCCGCCATGCGATAGGGTGCGAGGGCTCTGGAGTGTCTACCCGTACAGCCGCGTGGGTGATGCAGACCGCGCGGCCGACCCGGACCGGCACCCTCCACGCCTCCACCCGCGAGCCCCCATGCTCTCCCTCCCCCGCGCCCTGGTTCTACTCGCCTGCGCGGCGGCGGCCGCCTGCACCGACGCGGGCGGCGGCGATCCCCTGCTTCCCGCACCGGCCGGCGCGCCGGGACTGCTGTCGCCGAACGGCGCGATCGCCGCCGTCGTGGGCACGGCGGTCCGGTACGACGCTACGAAGGCGGGCACCGTCTTCTCCGACCCGGCCGGCGGCGGGCTCGCCTACGTGGTGACGATCGACGGCGCCGCGGACGGGCTGGTGGTGAGCGGCTCCACCATCACCGGAACTCCGCCCGCTCCGGGCGTCGTACAGCTCACGGTGACCGCGATGGACGCCCTGGGACGCACCATCAGCGACCGCTTCGCCATCGTCGCGTTCGCGCCGGGCCTCCCCACGCCCGTGCTGCCCGCAGCATTGGAGCTGTACGCGGACGCCAGCCGGCCGCTCCCCGCGCATTTCGCCTCCGCGCCCGGCGGAGCCAGCGCTCTTTCGGCGGACAACACCCCCGCCAACAACCCGATCACCAATGCCGGCGCCACGCTGGGCCGGGTACTGTTCTACGACACGCGGCTCTCCGCGAGCGACGGCACGTCGTGCGCATCGTGCCACGT encodes:
- the ruvB gene encoding Holliday junction branch migration DNA helicase RuvB, which encodes MSNDPNLPKRPEITTPEQLSEDATQELSLRPQRLAEFIGQPKVKDSLQIAIDAALNRREPLDHVLLYGPPGLGKTTLGMLIAREMGVNIKITSGPVLEKPADLVSTLTNLREGDVLFIDEIHRLRPIIEEFLYPAMEDFRVDIRISEGPNAQTISMGIERFTLIGATTRYGLLTPPMRARFGIVQRLNYYPVDQLTFIVARTAEIFGVTCEPAGALEIARRSRGTPRVANRLIRRVRDYAQVRAEGVITKDVADAALHMLDVDEFGLDEMDTRVLRSLIEQFGGGPVGLGTLAIAIGEDAGTLEEVYEPFLIQTGFLMRTPRGRVATAQAYRRFGYAPPVDQANVQAFPPAPPPQQSLFDA
- the ruvA gene encoding Holliday junction branch migration protein RuvA, whose product is MIARVRGELVVRELERVEVFTPGGVCYEIFIPNSVFERLPKLGEQVTLRTYQIVREDALILYGFLEDVERVVFSKLLGANGVGPRLALSLVGALGAQSVVRAIRERNSAALVSVSGVGKKTAERIVLDLTGKLDDVLLSPTGVGARAPGMEEAMRALGALGVLQADAERAIRSVVQEHGNLPAPELIRQALTRLK
- the ruvC gene encoding crossover junction endodeoxyribonuclease RuvC yields the protein MQPLRPLQPEVSLVMGVDPGTAVTGYGVVARTRDGALSLVECGVIRTAPKAALPVRLRDIYEGLSEVIARHSPAVLAVEGVFYSKNVRTSVVLGHARGAVLLAAALRDIQVAEYPPAEVKSAVAGTGTATKEQVGYMVQRLLRLTAPPRPHDASDGVAVALCHCFRGFGPGAKTPMSLKLRLFDQGAK
- a CDS encoding YebC/PmpR family DNA-binding transcriptional regulator: MAGHSKWKQIKHKKAITDNKRAAAWTKLIREITVAAKAGGGDPSGNPRLRLAIDTAKAANMPNENIDRAVKKGTGELEGVSYEEVTYEAYGPAGVAIMVDTLTDNANRTVADLRKWLSRNGGNLGTTGSVAWMFDRRGQIHIDSEKYDEEKVMEAALEAGAMDVQVEEGAFTVLTEVGDFHAVQDALRGQGIVWEEAELAMVPKTEVKVEGPDADKLVKLLDLIEDMDDVQKVYSNADVDVDSLAEV
- a CDS encoding YciI family protein; its protein translation is MILILLRYVKPIDEVEAHTAAHRAYLDGLYREGKLIFSGPREPRTGGVILTTLDSEVEATKMICDDPYFENGIAEFEIVRFNPVKSDPRFAAFLPQAAGV